ATCATGTGGCCGATGCGGCCCAGCACCGGCAGGGCATCGGCCAGGGCGGCCTCGCCGCGCGCGCCCAAATCGGCGGTCGCCCGGCGCAAATCGGCCACCTGGGCCATGATGAGGCGATGGTCTTCCAAAAGATGTTCGATGGGATTCACAAAGTTTCTCCTTAGTTATCCACAGATTACGCAGATGAACGCAGATTTTAATTAAAACATCTGCGAAAATCTGTGTAATCTGCGGATTAATTCTTTGACAAACCCTTAGTAGAGCAAGGTGGAATCTTGCTCTATAATCTTGCCGCCAACCGCTCTTCGACGTAGGCCAGCAATCCGCCTCGATCAATGATGCGTTGCAGAAAATCAGGGAATGGCTCGGCCCGGTAAGTCTCGCCGCGAGTGAGGTTGCGAATGGCGCCCGTGGCCGGTTCCACTTCCACCTCATCGCCTTGCTCGATGGCATCCACTGCCGCCGGACATTCCAGAATCGGCAAGCCGATATTGATCGAGTTGCGGAAGAAGATGCGGGCAAAGGATTTGGCGATGACGGCAGACACTCCGGCGGCCTTGAGGCTGATGGGCGCAACTTCGCGCGATGAGCCGCAACCGAAATTGGTGTCGGCCACGATCACATCGCCCCGCCGCATCTTGCGGACGAAGTCGGGGTCGGCGTCCTCCATGCAGTGCTGGGCCAACTCGCGCGGGTCGGCGGTGTTGCAGTGACGGGCCGGGATGATGGCGTCGGTGTCAATGTTCTTGCCGAACTTCCAGGCGTGGCCGCGTATCCGCACCCGCTCTCGCAAGAGGTCTTTCCGCACCGGGCCGCTGTCTCGCCGGGGAAGGGCTTCGAAGAACACGACCCGGTCGAGCGCCGCCGAGTCGGCCAGGCGCTCGGCGGCGAAGGCCCGTAGTGAATCAGCGCCAAAATTTGCGCCCGGCGCGCGCACCACGCAGGCGCAGGTGATCTCGCCGAAAATCGAATCGGGCACGCCGACGACCGCCGCTTCTTTTACGCCAGGGTACGAACGCAAGACCATCTCTATAGTTCCGGGATAGATTTTGAAACCGCCCCGGTTGATGATCTCGCCTTTGCGCCCGATGAGGCGCACCGGACCATCGGGATCGATCACGGCCAGGTCGCCGGTATGTAACCAGCCATCGGCATCGAGCACCTGAGCCGTAGCTTCCGGGTCATGCCAGTAGCCTTGCATAATGTTGTAACCGCGCGCGCATAGTTCGCCTTCCGAGCCCTCGGGCAAGGCGTTTCCGTCGGCATCCACCACCTTCAACGACACGCCGTTCAACGGCCGGCCCACCGTTTGAGTCGCCGTAATCGGGCCATCATCCAAACGAGTCATCGTGACGGCGGGCGAGGCTTCGGTGAGGCCATAGGCCAGCACCACGTTGCAGTGCATCTGCTCCCGCACGCGAGTCACCAACTCAGGCGGGCAAGGCGCGCCGGACATAATGCCGGTGCGCAGGCTGGCGCACCTTTCTGCGCGAAAGTCGGGATGATTGAGTTCAAGCGCAAACATGGTGGGGACGCCGTGATGCACCGTGATCTTCGCTCTCTCGATCAACGCCAGGGCTTCGCCGGGATGATAGATTGACAGGGGCACAAGTTGCGCGCCCGCAACCGCGCAAGCCAGGATAGTCGGCGCGAGGCCGAATGAATTGGAAAACGGCACCGCCCCGAGGAACACATCGTCGGCGGTGCAGGCCAGACCGGCGGCGATGGCCGCCGCATTTTGCAATAGTCCGCCGTGCGTGAGCACTGCGCCGCGCGGCTGGCCCGAGTTGCCGAGGGTGTGGATGATCGCCGCCGGGTCTGTCGGAGCGATTTCCGGCAAGCGGGAGGTGGCGGTGGCCGCCAGAAGACTCTCAAAACCAATTACGCCATCGGCATCCCCTTCCAGTGCAATCACGTGTTTCAGTTCAGGCACATCGCGGCGCAGTTCACGCATCATCGGCAAGTGATCGGCATCAGTGATGACGGCCGATGGCTGAGTCTTCGAGAGGCGCGCCGACACTTCAGCCTTATTGCGCCGGGTGTTGATGGGAACCAGAATCACTCCGGCTTTGGCGGCGGCAAAGATGGCAATCACATATTGCGCGAGATTTGGCAAAATGATTCCCAGCCGGTCGCCAGGGCGCAATCCCAGCGCGCACAGTCCCCTTGCCAACGCCGCCGCCTGTTGCTCGGCCCGGGCGTAAGTCCAGCGCTCGTCGCCATTCACCAGGAAAGTGTGGTCGGGCTGGCGGTTAGCCCGTTCGGTAAGCAAGCCGCCAATGGTTGAGGGCAGAGAAGAGGCAGATGTCATGGATTAACCTGTGTTGCTTTCACTTCAAGACTTCAGTCGGCGAGGCGAGGTGGCCTGCCACTGCCGAGGCCGCCGCCACATAAGGATTCACCAGATACACTTCACTCGTGGCATGGCCCATGCGGCCTTTGAAGTTGCGGTTGCTGGTCGAGACACACCGCTCGCCGGCGGCCAGCACGCCCATGTGCCCGCCGAGGCACGGGCCGCACGTCGGTGTGCTTACCGAGCAGTCGGCCTCGACGAAGATGTCAATGAGTCCTTCGTGCAATGCGTCGAGATACACTTTCTGGCTGCCGGGGATGATGACCGTTCGCACGCGCGGGTGAGTCTTCCGCCCGCGTAAGACTTCGGCGGCGGCGCGCAGGTCTTCGAGATTGCCGTTGGTGCACATGCCGATCACAACTTGGTCAATCTCCAATCCGGCCAACTCCGACACCGGCTTGACGTTCTCCGGTAAAAACGGCAGGGCGACGAACGGCTCAAACTTCTCAACGTCGAACTCGTACACGGCGGCGTACTCTGCGTCAGGATCGCTTCGGTGGCACGCGCCCTCGCGCGCGCCCGCTCTGCGGCAAAACTCGCGCGTCTTCTCGTCGGCGGCGAACAGGCCCGTCTTGGCCCCGGCCTCAATCGCCATGTTCGCCATTGCGAAACGGTCGGCCAGGCCGAGGTGATCGAGGGCCTCGCCCGTGAATTCCATCGCCTGATAGCGCGCGCCATCCACGCCAATCTGGCCGATAGTGTGTAATATCAAATCCTTGCCGCCCACCCACCGGGGCGGCTGACCGTGATAGACGAACTTGGCGCTCTCTGGAACCTTCAACCAGATTTCGCCCAGGACCATGGCCGCCGCCGCGTCGGTGGAACCGATACCCGTGCCGAACGCGCCGAGGAAGCCGTGGGTACAGGTGTGCGAGTCGGCGCCGGCGATGAGGTCGCCCGGTGAGACCAGGCCTTTCTCCGGCAGAAGGATGTGCTGGATTCCGGCGCGGCCGACCTCGAAGAAGGTGATGCCGTGTTCGCGGGCAAACTCGCGGCAACGTTTGACGATCTCGGCGCTCTTGATGTCTTTGGCCGGCGTGAAGTGATCCATCACGAACACGACTTTCTTCGGGTCGAAGATTCGCGCGCCTTTGATCTTCTCGAACTCTTCAATCGCCACAATGCCCGACAGTTCGGACGCCATCACAATGTCTACCCGGGCGTTGATGAATTGGCCCGGATGGACTTCTTTTTCGCCGCAGTGGTCGGCGAGTATCTTTTCGGCTAAGGTCATACCCATGTTGACTGCTTCTCCATTCCGAAAGTGCCACTAATGGCTCCACTGAAAAAAGCCCATTTGAACCGCGAAGACGCCAAGAACGCGAAGGAAAACAAGGGCGAATCCTTTGCGCCCTTCGCGCCTTCGCAGTGAGATCGTGGTTTTTGCAGTAGAGTCACTAATGCTCCACGAAAAAGCGCCGGGCTTTCAACTCGAAGCGGGGCAGCGCGCCGCGCGGGGCGAGGCAAATGGCCGGGCGGAAAGACAGCGCCGAGTCAATGGTCTGCCCGATGGCATTGACCACGGCCGGGTCGGCGTCTTCGACCAGCTCGACCTCGACGCTCATTTCGTCCATCTCGCGCACGGTGCGAACCGTGACCCGAAACTCGTCCACCTCGGCGAAGCGGCGGATGATGTTTTCCACCGCGCCCGGAAACACGTTGACGCCGCGCACGGTGATCATGTCGTCAACCCGACCCAGCACACCGCCTTCAAAGCGGGCAAAGGTCCGCCCGCACTCGCATGGGGCCGGGTTGAGCAGCACGATGTCGCCGGTGCGATAACGAATGACGGGAAAGCCCCACCGTCCCAGGTTGGTGATGACCAGTTCGCCCTGCTGGCCGGGCGCCACCGGCCGCAGGGTATTCGGGTCCAGCACCTCGGCGATGAACTCGCTCTCGATGATGTGCGTCCCGCCAGGTTGGGCTTCGCACTCGAAAGAATGCGCCCCCACTTCCGAAGCCCCGGCATGGTCGTAACATTTCGCGCCCCAGGCCTGTTCAATCCGCCGCTTGGTGGCGGGAATGTTGGCCCCCGGCTCTCCGGCGTGAATGGTGGCCCGCACCGCGAGGCGGCTCAGGTCGAAGTTGCTCTCGCGCGCCACCTCAGCCAGCCGCAGAGCATACGTCGGCGTGCAGCACAAGGCCGTTGCGCCGGTGTCGCGCATCAATTCCAAACGCTGAAGCGAATCGCGCCCGCCGCCGGGGATCATCATAGCCCCCACCTGGCGCGCGCCTTCGACCGCCGCCCAAAAACCGATGAAGGGGCCGAAAGAGAAAGCCATGAACACGCGATCCCAGGCGTTGAGGCCCGCGCCGCAGAGCACATGGCCCCAGCACCGGCCCCACCAGTGCCAACTGGCTTCCGTATCCAGAACGCGCAACGGCGCGCCGGTAGTGCCGGACGTTTGATGAATGCGCCCATAAGCCGACAGCGGATAGGTTAGATTGCGGCCAAATGGCGGGTAGGCGGCCTGGTCGGCCAGCAATTCGGCCTTGGTCGTCACCGGCAGAAGCGACAAGTCCGGCAGCGAACAAAGATCACCCGGCTGGACGCCTGCCGCTTTCAGCTTGGCGGTGTAAAACGCGTTCCCGCCCCATAGCTCAGCCAACATCGCCCGGAATTTCTGCAATTGCATAGCCGCCAATCGCTCACGCGGCAAAGTTTCAGTGGCTTGATCGAAGTATGGCATGGGTTATTCTACGTAACATTGATTGTAGACCGACGCGGTCTTGGAGACCGCGTCGGTCTGCTCAGCATTCGGCCAGTTCCAGTGGCGTCCTCCGCCCCTGATAAGAAAGCGTGAGCCGGTTGCGCGGGCCGTCCGGTTCGATGACGACGAAGCTACAAAAATCCGGCTCACCCGGATCGGCGCCAAAGGCGTGGCGGAGCACCACGCGCAACGCGCCGGAGTGCGTGACGCCGATCCAATGGGTGCGCCTCTCCAGGCCCTGGCCATGTTCATCCAAAAGACCGCGCACTCGCTCACACACCCGCGCCCAGACAATCTCCAGCGTTTCGGCGGCGCCCGCGCTGTCGCGCGTCAGCCAGTAACCCATGGGGTCGCGGCTGGCCCAAAAGCCGCGGTAGAAGTCGGCGCGCGCAGGAGACACGCTCTGCAAAAAGGCCGGGCTGTTGGTTTGGGCATGAAGCAAAGACGGTTCATTCGGCGGTTCACCCGGATTCAAAATAAAGCGGACGTTGCTCAAGGCTTCATCGGGTTGCAGCGGAGAGAAGATGACGCCCCCGGCGGCGGCCAGCGCAGACGAGAGGCTACCGTGCAACAGCTCCGCCGTCTCCTTCACCCGTGTCACGGGTGAATATCGAATGGCAACCGAGTCGCTGGCGGCGACGCGGGTTGCGAGCAAGGCTCCGGCGGCCTCGGCTTGCGCCTGCCCGCGCGGTGTGAGGCTCACGTCCGTGCGGTGATGCTCCACTTCGCCATGACGCACAAGGTAGATCGCGAGGCTCATGTTTCGGGTTTCCAATCGCGCAACTCGGCGTCAATGGCCAGATAGACTAGCCGACTATCCGGGAGACAAGGCGCAATCATGAGTTCGCGTCCTCCGAGCGCTGTTGCAACGGATAGTGCGGCCCCTGCCACCGCTCGAACAAATCCTGATTGAGCTCAATACCCAGCAAGTCGAGCATGCGGTTGACGGTCTGGTTGATCACGTCGTCCAGCGTTTGCGGGCGGTGGTAAAACGCGGGCATGGGCGGGACGAGCACCGCGCCGATTTCCGTGATCTGGGTCATCAACCGCAAGTGCCCCAGGTGCAAAGGCGTTTCGCGCGGGACGAGCACCAGGCGGCGGCGCTCTTTGAGAGTCACGTCGGCGGCGCGAATGAGCAGGTTACTGCTGGCCGAATGGGCAATAGCTGAGAGCGTTTTCATCGAACAGGGCACGACCACCATCCCCATGGTTTTGAATGAGCCGGAGGAGATGGCGGCCGCAGTATCGCCAAAGCGGTGCTGCACATCGGCCAGCGCTTCAACGGCCTCCACCGTGTAGTCCGTCTCCAGCAGGACGTTCTGTTTGGCGGCATTGCTCAGGATAAGGTGCGTTTCCACATCGGCGACGCCGCGCAAGACTTCCAGCAAGCGAATGCCATAGATCGTTCCGCTGGCCCCGGAAATACCGACGACTAATCGCCTCATGGGTGTCCTACGTTTCGGCGGCAATTGGACTGCCGCCGCGCCCGCAGTGCAACTGCGGCGCGAACCGTAAATCGATTCGGAATTTTCTCTAATCGCCTCATAGGCGTCCCGTCGGGGCCTCGCGCCAGGGCCCGGTGGCCTCCTGAACGACTCCATAAAACCAGCGGTCAAGCGCCGTCGCCTGCGACACATCGGGAGGCGGTTGAACCGGGATATGGCCGGGGGCAAACAAACCCACCTCGCCGGCGTCATCTCCGGCTCTCGGCTCCCCGCCGGTGGCTCGTGCCCGATAAGCCACAATCATCACCTCTGCATCGCCGTGCGAATAGACGTTCACCAATTCACCCAAGATAATTTCCAGACCTGTTTCTTCGCGGGTCTCGCGGATGGTTGCCTCGGTGACCGATTCGCCAAGTTCCACATGGCCGGCCGGCGGGGCCCAGTACCCCTGCAAGGGCGGAGCCGTCCGTCGGATAAGCACCAACTGATGGTCGCGCTCTACCATCGCCATCCCGATTGGCGCGGGCGTGTGGTAGACAACGACGCCACACGCCGGGCAGTGTTCCCGTTCGCGCCCATGGATCAGGTTCATGGTCAGGCGCGTGCCGCATTCAGCGCAGAATTGGGCGCGCATGACGCTAGTCCTCCCGGCTGTGGTTCAGGCCGGTGCGCACGCCGGCCAGCAAATTGGCGACCACAAAATCCAGCGGCCCGCTTTTTTGCTTGGCAATGGACTCGCGCGGCTTGCGGCTCCACACCGTTTCCGGGCGGCACTGCAGGGCAACGATGTTGCGGGGAAAAGGCAAGTCGCGGTCCAGCGCCCATTCGATGTCCTGCGGGTTTCGATAGTAGACGTCGAGGCATTCTCCCAGAATCGCTACTGCCTGGACCTCCTCGTCGGTCATGCACAGCGCATTCTGGCGCTCGGGCGGGACATCCATTACTACGGCCTTTTGCCCCTCCGGATCGGGAATGTATTCGATTAGTTTGGGCGAGGCCACCCGTTTTATCACGTCCTTCGTGATCCGGTTGACGAGGAAGTTGTCGGGCGTAACCATGCCCGAGACGACGCTTTCGCCCAACCCCCAACTGGCGTCAATCGCAATCGTCGAGCGGTCGCCGTTGGACGGGTTGAGGGTGAACATGACTCCTGCCACGCGAGCGTTGGCCATCTTCTGGACGCCGACGCTGATCAGCACTTTGTCGTGCGGGAAGCCCATGGCCAGGCGATAGGAGATGGCGCGAGGTGTGAAAAGGCTCGACCAACAAATTGCGGTGCGGATCAAAACGGAGCCGGCCGTGCGCACCCAGAGCGTCGTGTCCTGCTGCCCGGCAAACGAGGCATTGGGCAGGTCTTCGGCGGTGGCGCTGGAGCGCACGGCCACCGGCAAGTCGGCCACGCCGCATTCGCCGCACAATTCCTTGTAAGCCCGGTAAATGCTGTCCTCGATCTTCGCCGGAATGGGGGCGGAGCCCATCAGTTGCCGGATGGTGAGGCTGGCCTTCTCGGCGGCCTCGACATCATCCGGGCGGACTTCCGCCAGAATCTTCTGAATTTCCTGGCCGATGCCAGCCTCCGCGAGAAAATCCCGGTAAGCCGCCGTCGTCACCGCAAAACCCGGCGGCACGTTGATGTTGGCTTTGATCATGTCGCCCAGACTGGCGCACTTGCCGCCGACCAACGGCACGGATGTGCGATCACAGTCATCGAGCCAGAGGATGTAGGGTTCGGCGTCCATTGAGATCACGCTCCCGCAAGCGAATAAAACGAGGAGAGTGAAACGTGAAAACCAAGCCTCACGTTTCACTCAACACTGACCGTCAGCTCAACACAGTCACGGTACCGCTGCTTCCGTCCACGCGCAGCTTCTGCCCGGTCTTGATGTTCTTGGTGCCAAAGCCGGTGCCGACGACAGCCGGCAGGCCGTACTCGCGGCAAACGATGGCCGCGTGCGACATCATGCCGCCGATGTCGGTGACGGTGGCCTTGATGCGCGGGAACACCGGCGCCCAACTCGGCGTGGTGATCGGGCAGACGAGGATTTCGCCGGGCTGCACGTCCTTGAGTTCCTCGACGCTGGTGATGACGCGGGCCGGGCCTTCGGCCAGGCCGGGTGATCCGGCAAAGCCGGTGAGTTGCTTCGAGTCGCCAGTGCCTTGCGGCTGGAGCCAGCGCTTGATGCTGTCGGTGGTGATGCCCCAGAGCATGATAGTGAACGGCTCGGTGACCACTTCCGGCGGCTCGCCCAGCGCGGGCGGCGGCGCATACGCCTTAAGTTTCTCGAACAGGGCTTTGCGCTTCTCAATGATGGCCGGCCAGTAGCGCGGGCCGCGCGCTTCGCCGCCCGACCCCCACGCGCCAATCAAGTCGTAGAGGGCTTCCTGGACTTCGAAGCGGTGCAGGTAGAACATGTCGTCCACTTCCTTGAAGAAGCCGTGCTTCACCAACACTTTGCCGAACTCGCGCATCTTGTTCCAGAACACAGTGTGATGCCAGTGCTCGACGTAGAAATTGTGGTTCTCGACGTAAGGGAACACCGTGCGGGCCAGGCCCAGTTGTTCCT
This region of Chloroflexota bacterium genomic DNA includes:
- a CDS encoding AMP-binding protein, with protein sequence MTSASSLPSTIGGLLTERANRQPDHTFLVNGDERWTYARAEQQAAALARGLCALGLRPGDRLGIILPNLAQYVIAIFAAAKAGVILVPINTRRNKAEVSARLSKTQPSAVITDADHLPMMRELRRDVPELKHVIALEGDADGVIGFESLLAATATSRLPEIAPTDPAAIIHTLGNSGQPRGAVLTHGGLLQNAAAIAAGLACTADDVFLGAVPFSNSFGLAPTILACAVAGAQLVPLSIYHPGEALALIERAKITVHHGVPTMFALELNHPDFRAERCASLRTGIMSGAPCPPELVTRVREQMHCNVVLAYGLTEASPAVTMTRLDDGPITATQTVGRPLNGVSLKVVDADGNALPEGSEGELCARGYNIMQGYWHDPEATAQVLDADGWLHTGDLAVIDPDGPVRLIGRKGEIINRGGFKIYPGTIEMVLRSYPGVKEAAVVGVPDSIFGEITCACVVRAPGANFGADSLRAFAAERLADSAALDRVVFFEALPRRDSGPVRKDLLRERVRIRGHAWKFGKNIDTDAIIPARHCNTADPRELAQHCMEDADPDFVRKMRRGDVIVADTNFGCGSSREVAPISLKAAGVSAVIAKSFARIFFRNSINIGLPILECPAAVDAIEQGDEVEVEPATGAIRNLTRGETYRAEPFPDFLQRIIDRGGLLAYVEERLAARL
- the leuC gene encoding 3-isopropylmalate dehydratase large subunit, which produces MGMTLAEKILADHCGEKEVHPGQFINARVDIVMASELSGIVAIEEFEKIKGARIFDPKKVVFVMDHFTPAKDIKSAEIVKRCREFAREHGITFFEVGRAGIQHILLPEKGLVSPGDLIAGADSHTCTHGFLGAFGTGIGSTDAAAAMVLGEIWLKVPESAKFVYHGQPPRWVGGKDLILHTIGQIGVDGARYQAMEFTGEALDHLGLADRFAMANMAIEAGAKTGLFAADEKTREFCRRAGAREGACHRSDPDAEYAAVYEFDVEKFEPFVALPFLPENVKPVSELAGLEIDQVVIGMCTNGNLEDLRAAAEVLRGRKTHPRVRTVIIPGSQKVYLDALHEGLIDIFVEADCSVSTPTCGPCLGGHMGVLAAGERCVSTSNRNFKGRMGHATSEVYLVNPYVAAASAVAGHLASPTEVLK
- a CDS encoding AMP-binding protein encodes the protein MPYFDQATETLPRERLAAMQLQKFRAMLAELWGGNAFYTAKLKAAGVQPGDLCSLPDLSLLPVTTKAELLADQAAYPPFGRNLTYPLSAYGRIHQTSGTTGAPLRVLDTEASWHWWGRCWGHVLCGAGLNAWDRVFMAFSFGPFIGFWAAVEGARQVGAMMIPGGGRDSLQRLELMRDTGATALCCTPTYALRLAEVARESNFDLSRLAVRATIHAGEPGANIPATKRRIEQAWGAKCYDHAGASEVGAHSFECEAQPGGTHIIESEFIAEVLDPNTLRPVAPGQQGELVITNLGRWGFPVIRYRTGDIVLLNPAPCECGRTFARFEGGVLGRVDDMITVRGVNVFPGAVENIIRRFAEVDEFRVTVRTVREMDEMSVEVELVEDADPAVVNAIGQTIDSALSFRPAICLAPRGALPRFELKARRFFVEH
- a CDS encoding histidine phosphatase family protein, with the translated sequence MSLAIYLVRHGEVEHHRTDVSLTPRGQAQAEAAGALLATRVAASDSVAIRYSPVTRVKETAELLHGSLSSALAAAGGVIFSPLQPDEALSNVRFILNPGEPPNEPSLLHAQTNSPAFLQSVSPARADFYRGFWASRDPMGYWLTRDSAGAAETLEIVWARVCERVRGLLDEHGQGLERRTHWIGVTHSGALRVVLRHAFGADPGEPDFCSFVVIEPDGPRNRLTLSYQGRRTPLELAEC
- a CDS encoding UbiX family flavin prenyltransferase, which gives rise to MRRLVVGISGASGTIYGIRLLEVLRGVADVETHLILSNAAKQNVLLETDYTVEAVEALADVQHRFGDTAAAISSGSFKTMGMVVVPCSMKTLSAIAHSASSNLLIRAADVTLKERRRLVLVPRETPLHLGHLRLMTQITEIGAVLVPPMPAFYHRPQTLDDVINQTVNRMLDLLGIELNQDLFERWQGPHYPLQQRSEDANS
- a CDS encoding NUDIX hydrolase; translated protein: MRAQFCAECGTRLTMNLIHGREREHCPACGVVVYHTPAPIGMAMVERDHQLVLIRRTAPPLQGYWAPPAGHVELGESVTEATIRETREETGLEIILGELVNVYSHGDAEVMIVAYRARATGGEPRAGDDAGEVGLFAPGHIPVQPPPDVSQATALDRWFYGVVQEATGPWREAPTGRL
- a CDS encoding phenylphosphate synthase subunit beta yields the protein MDAEPYILWLDDCDRTSVPLVGGKCASLGDMIKANINVPPGFAVTTAAYRDFLAEAGIGQEIQKILAEVRPDDVEAAEKASLTIRQLMGSAPIPAKIEDSIYRAYKELCGECGVADLPVAVRSSATAEDLPNASFAGQQDTTLWVRTAGSVLIRTAICWSSLFTPRAISYRLAMGFPHDKVLISVGVQKMANARVAGVMFTLNPSNGDRSTIAIDASWGLGESVVSGMVTPDNFLVNRITKDVIKRVASPKLIEYIPDPEGQKAVVMDVPPERQNALCMTDEEVQAVAILGECLDVYYRNPQDIEWALDRDLPFPRNIVALQCRPETVWSRKPRESIAKQKSGPLDFVVANLLAGVRTGLNHSRED